The following are from one region of the Deltaproteobacteria bacterium genome:
- a CDS encoding cytochrome C, translating to MVAVKSQTPFVFLALVVLAALLPLLSAEPAAAADELNCLLCHKYRGLSRIAEDGKFRLFYINENLFESGPHAKVKCNDCHRDINEIPHEPARPVNCTVECHIVEPSGQRRFSHQPIEDILLKGVHGKYDENGKLKKYAEDYPGCKDCHEEPLYRPLSFFKGKSYGVSERAIGRCKTCHRTGKFAEIFYTHVTSRLQKTRSPREIVEICAKCHGDEKFRRRHKLDDVVTSYKETFHYKAIRHGSEHTPDCVDCHVVYGENVHLIEGQISPTSAVNEANVARTCRTEDCHPRAGENLAGYQVHVTYDPEKYPLQYWMLVFFKALMAGVMYFFLVFIFLELLRRLFPRAALFKEAGHGDGDGGPGGAGRG from the coding sequence ATGGTAGCCGTGAAGTCCCAGACTCCCTTTGTCTTCCTGGCCCTCGTCGTCCTCGCCGCCCTGCTCCCCCTGCTGTCCGCTGAGCCGGCGGCCGCGGCCGACGAGCTCAACTGTCTGCTCTGCCACAAGTACAGGGGACTCAGCCGCATAGCCGAGGACGGCAAGTTCCGTCTCTTCTACATCAACGAGAACCTCTTCGAGAGCGGTCCCCACGCCAAGGTCAAGTGCAACGACTGCCACCGCGACATAAACGAGATACCCCACGAGCCGGCAAGGCCCGTTAACTGCACCGTCGAGTGCCACATCGTCGAGCCTTCGGGCCAGCGCCGCTTCTCGCACCAGCCCATCGAGGACATCCTGCTCAAGGGCGTGCACGGCAAGTACGACGAGAACGGAAAACTCAAGAAGTACGCCGAGGACTATCCGGGCTGCAAGGACTGCCACGAGGAGCCGCTCTACCGGCCGCTCTCGTTCTTCAAGGGCAAGAGCTACGGCGTCTCGGAGCGCGCCATCGGCCGCTGCAAGACCTGCCACCGCACCGGCAAGTTCGCCGAGATCTTCTACACACACGTGACGTCGAGGCTGCAGAAGACGCGCTCGCCGAGGGAGATCGTGGAGATCTGCGCCAAGTGCCACGGCGACGAGAAGTTCCGCAGGCGCCACAAGCTCGACGACGTGGTCACCTCCTACAAGGAGACCTTCCACTACAAGGCCATCCGCCACGGCTCGGAGCACACGCCGGACTGTGTGGACTGCCACGTCGTCTACGGCGAGAACGTCCACCTCATAGAAGGGCAGATATCGCCCACCTCGGCCGTCAACGAGGCCAACGTCGCAAGGACCTGCCGCACCGAGGACTGCCACCCCCGTGCCGGCGAGAACCTGGCCGGCTACCAGGTCCACGTGACCTACGACCCGGAGAAGTATCCGCTCCAGTACTGGATGCTCGTCTTCTTCAAGGCCCTCATGGCCGGTGTTATGTACTTCTTCCTCGTCTTCATATTCCTCGAGCTGCTGCGCAGGCTCTTTCCCAGGGCGGCGCTCTTCAAGGAGGCCGGTCACGGCGACGGAGACGGCGGTCCGGGAGGCGCGGGCCGAGGCTGA